Proteins from a genomic interval of Zingiber officinale cultivar Zhangliang chromosome 1B, Zo_v1.1, whole genome shotgun sequence:
- the LOC122046177 gene encoding 5'-adenylylsulfate reductase-like 5 isoform X2 yields MVESSFHLLAFLLVLSPAACLAHVRSAAQPLCPRSDLAFLSHLEYQCLPSIDLSPPVEVSGEILEKELGSGKKSAYFSVLFYASWCPFSHSRRPTFDALSSMFPQIKHFLVEESSVMPSVFSRYGIHSFPALMLINGTTRLRYQGSNDLTSLVYFYKRTTGLDPVMLPEIDLAGSGRVRTQVLQVESARELITKEPYLAFSVLFIFLRMSICIIYAIYTRVKAFCVSHAWHLNLRFLCESSHLLEQVLHLVDVKRLCRNLRLCNRTRNLRKGANNARVWASSLASVSLGEPSTSKLTPTDPQ; encoded by the exons ATGGTCGAATCCTCCTTCCATCTCCTCGCCTTCCTCCTCGTCCTCTCCCCCGCCGCCTGCCTCGCGCACGTCCGATCCGCCGCGCAGCCTCTCTGTCCTCGGTCGGACCTCGCCTTCCTCAGTCACCTCGAATATCAATGTCTACCTTCGATCGACCTCTCTCCACCTGTGGAG GTGAGTGGAGAGATTCTAGAGAAAGAACTTGGTTCCGGCAAGAAAAGTGCTTATTTTTCTGTTCTCTTCTATGCATCATGGTGTCCATTTTCACACAGCCGTCGACCTACCTTTGATGCTCTTAGCTCGATGTTTCCTCAAATAAAACACTTCTTAGTTGAAGAATCATCAGTCATGCCCAG TGTCTTCTCAAGATATGGTATTCACAGTTTTCCTGCTTTAATGTTGATAAATGGGACAACAAGGCTTCGGTATCAAGGGTCAAATGACCTAACCTCATTAGTCTATTTCTACAAGAGAACTACAG GCTTGGATCCAGTCATGCTTCCGGAGATAGATCTGGCTGGTTCAGGAAGGGTTAGGACCCAAGTACTCCAAGTTGAATCTGCAAGGGAGTTGATAACTAAGGAACCTTACTTGGCATTTAGTGTTCTTTTCATCTTTCTGAGAATGAGCATATGCATCATCTATGCGATATACACCCGTGTGAAAGCCTTTTGTGTCTCACACGCCTGGCATCTGAACTTGAGGTTTCTTTGTGAGTCGAGCCATTTGTTGGAGCAGGTGCTGCATTTGGTCGATGTCAAAAGGTTATGCCGCAATCTTAGACTTTGCAATCGGACTAGGAACCTCCGAAAGGGGGCGAATAATGCACGGGTCTGGGCGTCTTCCCTTGCTTCTGTCTCCCTCGGCGAGCCATCTACTTCAAAACTAACCCCTACTGACCCACAATAA
- the LOC122046177 gene encoding 5'-adenylylsulfate reductase-like 5 isoform X1, giving the protein MVESSFHLLAFLLVLSPAACLAHVRSAAQPLCPRSDLAFLSHLEYQCLPSIDLSPPVEVSGEILEKELGSGKKSAYFSVLFYASWCPFSHSRRPTFDALSSMFPQIKHFLVEESSVMPSVFSRYGIHSFPALMLINGTTRLRYQGSNDLTSLVYFYKRTTGLSMASCEHSLDPVMLPEIDLAGSGRVRTQVLQVESARELITKEPYLAFSVLFIFLRMSICIIYAIYTRVKAFCVSHAWHLNLRFLCESSHLLEQVLHLVDVKRLCRNLRLCNRTRNLRKGANNARVWASSLASVSLGEPSTSKLTPTDPQ; this is encoded by the exons ATGGTCGAATCCTCCTTCCATCTCCTCGCCTTCCTCCTCGTCCTCTCCCCCGCCGCCTGCCTCGCGCACGTCCGATCCGCCGCGCAGCCTCTCTGTCCTCGGTCGGACCTCGCCTTCCTCAGTCACCTCGAATATCAATGTCTACCTTCGATCGACCTCTCTCCACCTGTGGAG GTGAGTGGAGAGATTCTAGAGAAAGAACTTGGTTCCGGCAAGAAAAGTGCTTATTTTTCTGTTCTCTTCTATGCATCATGGTGTCCATTTTCACACAGCCGTCGACCTACCTTTGATGCTCTTAGCTCGATGTTTCCTCAAATAAAACACTTCTTAGTTGAAGAATCATCAGTCATGCCCAG TGTCTTCTCAAGATATGGTATTCACAGTTTTCCTGCTTTAATGTTGATAAATGGGACAACAAGGCTTCGGTATCAAGGGTCAAATGACCTAACCTCATTAGTCTATTTCTACAAGAGAACTACAG GTCTAAGCATGGCCTCTTGCGAACATA GCTTGGATCCAGTCATGCTTCCGGAGATAGATCTGGCTGGTTCAGGAAGGGTTAGGACCCAAGTACTCCAAGTTGAATCTGCAAGGGAGTTGATAACTAAGGAACCTTACTTGGCATTTAGTGTTCTTTTCATCTTTCTGAGAATGAGCATATGCATCATCTATGCGATATACACCCGTGTGAAAGCCTTTTGTGTCTCACACGCCTGGCATCTGAACTTGAGGTTTCTTTGTGAGTCGAGCCATTTGTTGGAGCAGGTGCTGCATTTGGTCGATGTCAAAAGGTTATGCCGCAATCTTAGACTTTGCAATCGGACTAGGAACCTCCGAAAGGGGGCGAATAATGCACGGGTCTGGGCGTCTTCCCTTGCTTCTGTCTCCCTCGGCGAGCCATCTACTTCAAAACTAACCCCTACTGACCCACAATAA